A genomic region of Prosthecobacter sp. contains the following coding sequences:
- a CDS encoding KUP/HAK/KT family potassium transporter: protein MSEHKNSNSWTLALVALGVVFGDIGTSPLYALRECLAHAGYVPGKDGVEMVYGPISLMFWSLTLMVSIKYLSLLSQATAQGEGGMFALLSLLRSKKDALTPRSTAFVVLVVLFGAALLYGDGMITPAISVLSAVEGLKQVSEGMSQKVIVYISVAIIFGLFLVQKHGTARIGVAFGPIMILWFATLAGLGLYRFIEHPEVISALSPHWGFSYMLHHGYHGIVIMGMVLLSVTGCEALYADIGHFGAKPLKRAWFILVYPSLVLNYLGQGALVISDANALEHPFFKLVPQSLLVPMVILATAATIIASQAMITGVYSLTQQAVQLGYLPRLKIIHTNPDVRGQIYMPQVNFLLMTACIALVIGFETSSNLASAYGLSVSLEMFLTSILFFFVARRIWGWAFWKAFLPVLVFTIIELGYVTGSLVKFMQGAWFPLVVAAGIWIVMKTWTDGRAILFQAMQRGRLPVQFLVDEIKKDRIIRVPGTAVFMSASADGLPLALLHHLKHNKALHQQVVLLTVRFEGVPYVQDATRHEISEYHNEFYRVLLRYGFSESPDVFNDLCQAMSEKTKVKRNGITFYQSREVLLTNGPGKMAAWRKKLFVMLSRLSRPATGYFDLPPRQVIELGIQLEV, encoded by the coding sequence ATGTCAGAACACAAGAATTCAAACAGTTGGACCCTGGCCCTCGTGGCTTTGGGAGTGGTTTTTGGGGACATCGGCACCAGTCCGCTCTATGCGCTTCGGGAATGCCTCGCCCATGCCGGGTATGTGCCGGGCAAGGATGGCGTGGAAATGGTCTATGGACCCATCTCGCTGATGTTCTGGTCGCTGACCCTCATGGTGTCGATCAAGTACCTCAGCCTGCTCAGCCAGGCCACTGCGCAGGGAGAGGGCGGCATGTTTGCTCTGCTGTCGCTACTGCGGTCGAAAAAAGACGCGCTCACGCCGCGCAGCACGGCCTTCGTCGTGCTCGTGGTCCTGTTCGGGGCGGCCCTGCTTTATGGCGACGGCATGATCACCCCCGCCATCTCAGTGCTCTCCGCCGTGGAGGGTCTGAAACAAGTGAGCGAGGGCATGTCGCAAAAAGTCATCGTGTACATCTCCGTGGCCATCATCTTCGGCCTGTTCCTGGTGCAGAAACACGGCACCGCGCGGATCGGCGTGGCCTTCGGCCCGATCATGATCCTCTGGTTCGCCACGCTGGCGGGGCTGGGGCTGTATCGCTTCATTGAGCATCCCGAAGTCATCTCCGCGCTCTCCCCGCACTGGGGTTTCAGCTACATGCTGCATCACGGCTATCACGGCATCGTCATCATGGGCATGGTGTTGCTCTCGGTGACCGGGTGTGAGGCGCTGTATGCCGACATCGGCCATTTTGGGGCCAAACCGCTCAAGCGTGCCTGGTTCATCCTGGTCTATCCATCCCTGGTCCTCAACTACCTCGGCCAGGGGGCACTGGTGATCAGTGATGCCAACGCGCTGGAGCATCCCTTCTTCAAACTCGTGCCGCAATCGCTGCTGGTGCCGATGGTCATCCTTGCCACCGCCGCCACCATCATCGCCTCCCAGGCCATGATCACCGGCGTGTACTCGCTCACCCAGCAGGCGGTGCAGCTCGGCTACCTGCCGCGTCTGAAGATCATCCATACCAATCCCGACGTGCGCGGCCAGATCTACATGCCGCAGGTGAATTTCCTCCTCATGACCGCCTGCATCGCGCTGGTCATCGGCTTTGAGACCTCCAGCAATCTTGCCTCCGCCTACGGCCTCTCCGTCTCCCTGGAGATGTTCCTCACCAGCATCCTGTTTTTCTTCGTGGCACGCCGCATCTGGGGCTGGGCCTTCTGGAAGGCCTTCCTGCCGGTGCTCGTTTTCACCATCATTGAGCTGGGCTACGTCACCGGCAGCCTCGTCAAATTCATGCAGGGCGCGTGGTTCCCGCTCGTCGTCGCCGCCGGCATCTGGATCGTCATGAAAACTTGGACCGATGGCCGCGCCATTCTGTTCCAGGCCATGCAACGCGGCCGCCTGCCCGTGCAGTTCCTCGTCGATGAGATCAAAAAGGACCGCATCATCCGCGTGCCCGGCACCGCCGTCTTCATGTCCGCCAGCGCCGACGGCCTGCCGCTGGCCCTGCTGCATCATTTGAAGCACAACAAGGCCCTGCACCAGCAGGTCGTGCTGCTCACCGTACGCTTTGAGGGCGTGCCCTACGTCCAGGACGCGACCCGCCACGAGATCAGCGAGTACCACAATGAGTTTTACCGCGTGCTCCTGCGCTACGGCTTCTCCGAGTCCCCGGATGTGTTCAACGACCTCTGCCAGGCCATGAGCGAGAAGACCAAGGTCAAACGCAACGGCATCACCTTCTACCAAAGCCGCGAGGTGCTCCTGACCAACGGCCCCGGCAAGATGGCCGCATGGCGGAAGAAGCTATTCGTCATGCTCTCCCGTCTCTCCCGCCCCGCCACCGGCTACTTCGATCTTCCGCCGCGGCAGGTCATCGAACTGGGCATCCAGTTGGAAGTGTAA